From Kineosporia succinea, the proteins below share one genomic window:
- a CDS encoding NADH-quinone oxidoreductase subunit J family protein, with product MSGLEVIFIALAVLSAASGLLAVTSPRVVHCALWLVVCLGALAGVYLVLGAEVVALVQLLVYVGAVVVLVIFALMLTRAPIERSDRLDGPPWQRLTASVAGIAVGGILAGTLIYALRGTTVEVRGDQGAARPIGEAVFSGWLLPFELLSVLLLASLVAAIAVSRSRNNDNQEDGQA from the coding sequence ATGAGCGGCCTCGAGGTGATCTTCATCGCCCTGGCCGTGCTGTCCGCCGCGTCCGGACTCCTCGCCGTGACCAGCCCCCGCGTCGTGCACTGCGCCCTCTGGCTCGTCGTCTGCCTCGGGGCCCTGGCCGGCGTCTACCTGGTCCTCGGGGCCGAAGTGGTCGCGCTGGTGCAACTTCTGGTCTACGTCGGTGCGGTCGTCGTGCTGGTGATCTTCGCCCTCATGCTCACCCGGGCCCCGATCGAACGCAGCGACCGCCTCGACGGACCACCCTGGCAGCGGCTCACGGCCTCGGTCGCGGGAATCGCGGTCGGCGGCATCCTGGCGGGGACCCTGATCTACGCCTTACGGGGCACTACCGTCGAGGTCCGTGGCGACCAGGGGGCGGCGCGGCCCATCGGTGAGGCCGTGTTCTCGGGCTGGCTGCTGCCGTTCGAGCTGCTCTCGGTCTTGCTCCTGGCATCACTGGTGGCCGCGATCGCGGTCTCGAGAAGCCGGAACAACGACAACCAGGAGGACGGGCAGGCATGA
- the nuoK gene encoding NADH-quinone oxidoreductase subunit NuoK → MIHLLGPAVLACVLAGIGVYGILARRNAVLVLIGAELLLNAANVLLVAASALPAGGLAGLEQSGLEQSQSYQDPLIPGQVMTIFVITVAAAEIGVGLAVVLLLFRARQTVELTEVRELGEASPNYRETP, encoded by the coding sequence ATGATCCACCTGCTCGGCCCCGCCGTGCTGGCCTGCGTCCTGGCGGGCATCGGCGTCTACGGGATCCTCGCCCGCCGCAACGCCGTCCTCGTCCTGATCGGCGCCGAACTCCTGCTCAACGCCGCCAACGTGCTGCTCGTCGCCGCCTCCGCCCTCCCCGCGGGCGGCCTGGCCGGGCTGGAGCAGAGCGGGCTGGAGCAGAGCCAGAGCTACCAGGACCCCCTGATCCCCGGCCAGGTCATGACCATCTTCGTGATCACCGTGGCCGCCGCCGAGATCGGCGTCGGTCTGGCCGTCGTGCTGCTGCTCTTCCGCGCCCGTCAGACGGTCGAGCTGACCGAGGTCCGCGAACTCGGCGAGGCGTCCCCGAACTACAGGGAGACGCCGTGA
- a CDS encoding NADH-quinone oxidoreductase subunit 5 family protein — translation MTESAAILTVVLPVAAAVFGLVSHHRGWATDWAVLGSLGALAAAITELVLVGGDGPVPAFGFLGRAQLGSTTIDLTLRSDELSAAVAVLVGLVAFCVQLYSTAYLPDRPENRYPAYASTVSLFTAAMMLVIHAGDLVLLLIGWEIMGLASYLLVGHHSERESARRAATKAFLVTRVGDIGVVLAVVVLIAGAGTTSIGDLNQAATENEIGHGTLVAAGSLLLAGAIGKSAQFPLHIWLPDAMEGPTPVSALIHAATMVAAGVFLAARLLPLYLTVPGVLQTGAVLASISMVGAALAALAQTDLKRLLAYSTISQVAYMLGAVCVAYGRDTEADPTALAAPGVLHLLSHGAFKALLFLAAGCIVHVAGSTALADMGGLWRTHRSLAALFGIGLLGLAGIPPFGGFWSKEAVLSAADEAAHAGAWEGWTVLVAGVATVVLTGLYAGRAWAIVAMGRSPVPPVVGDAVSEEPHETPAPGGKAPVPFAMMLPLYVLAVPTGLLGLVLLWPPDLLRGVEIQPGTAITGALLALSGIGWAVSAPRLGTPDITHALPSGTRVVMQNAFGFDVVADVLVVRPTLRLARAVQRLEQDVVDAYVRGVHPVTAVAGVVLRRAQTGLATGYAAWVFVGAVVVAVAGMVLI, via the coding sequence GTGACCGAGTCCGCCGCCATCCTCACCGTCGTCCTGCCCGTCGCCGCCGCGGTCTTCGGCCTCGTCAGCCACCACCGGGGCTGGGCCACCGACTGGGCCGTGCTCGGATCACTCGGCGCCCTGGCCGCCGCGATCACCGAACTGGTGCTGGTCGGCGGCGACGGACCGGTCCCGGCGTTCGGCTTCCTCGGCCGCGCCCAGCTCGGCAGCACCACCATCGACCTCACCCTGCGCTCCGACGAGCTCTCCGCCGCCGTCGCCGTGCTCGTCGGCCTGGTCGCGTTCTGCGTCCAGCTCTACTCGACCGCCTACCTCCCTGACCGGCCCGAGAACCGTTACCCCGCCTACGCGTCCACCGTCTCGCTGTTCACCGCCGCGATGATGCTCGTGATCCACGCCGGTGACCTCGTGCTCCTGCTCATCGGCTGGGAGATCATGGGCCTGGCCTCGTACCTGCTGGTCGGCCACCACAGCGAACGGGAGAGCGCGAGACGGGCCGCCACGAAGGCCTTCCTGGTCACCCGGGTCGGCGACATCGGCGTCGTGCTGGCCGTGGTGGTGCTGATCGCCGGCGCGGGCACCACGTCGATCGGCGACCTCAACCAGGCGGCCACCGAGAACGAGATCGGCCACGGCACGCTCGTCGCGGCCGGGTCGCTGCTGCTGGCCGGCGCGATCGGCAAGTCCGCCCAGTTCCCGCTGCACATCTGGCTTCCCGACGCGATGGAGGGCCCGACCCCGGTCTCCGCGCTGATCCACGCCGCCACCATGGTCGCCGCCGGGGTCTTCCTGGCCGCCCGGCTGCTGCCGCTCTACCTGACCGTGCCCGGCGTGCTGCAGACCGGAGCCGTCCTGGCCTCGATCAGCATGGTCGGCGCCGCCCTCGCGGCCCTGGCCCAGACCGACCTGAAACGCCTCCTCGCCTACTCCACGATCAGCCAGGTCGCCTACATGCTGGGCGCGGTCTGCGTCGCCTACGGCCGCGACACCGAGGCCGACCCGACGGCGCTCGCCGCCCCGGGCGTCCTTCATCTGCTCTCCCACGGGGCCTTCAAGGCCCTGCTCTTCCTGGCCGCCGGCTGCATCGTGCACGTGGCCGGCTCGACCGCGCTCGCCGACATGGGCGGTCTCTGGCGCACCCACCGCAGCCTGGCCGCGCTGTTCGGCATCGGCCTGCTGGGGCTGGCCGGGATCCCGCCGTTCGGCGGGTTCTGGTCGAAGGAGGCCGTGCTGTCCGCGGCCGACGAGGCCGCTCACGCCGGGGCCTGGGAGGGGTGGACCGTGCTCGTCGCGGGGGTGGCGACGGTCGTGCTGACCGGTCTGTACGCGGGACGGGCCTGGGCGATCGTGGCGATGGGGCGTTCCCCGGTGCCGCCCGTGGTGGGGGACGCGGTGAGCGAGGAGCCGCACGAGACGCCCGCTCCCGGAGGGAAGGCGCCGGTCCCGTTCGCGATGATGCTGCCGCTGTACGTGCTGGCCGTTCCCACCGGGCTCCTCGGTCTGGTGCTGCTGTGGCCCCCGGATCTGCTGCGCGGCGTGGAGATCCAGCCCGGTACCGCGATCACCGGTGCGCTGCTGGCGCTTTCGGGGATCGGCTGGGCGGTCTCGGCTCCTCGCCTGGGGACGCCCGACATCACGCACGCCCTGCCGTCCGGTACCCGGGTGGTCATGCAGAACGCCTTCGGCTTCGACGTCGTGGCCGACGTGCTCGTGGTCCGGCCCACCCTGCGTCTGGCCCGCGCGGTGCAGCGTCTCGAGCAGGACGTGGTGGACGCCTACGTGCGCGGCGTGCACCCGGTCACGGCGGTCGCCGGGGTGGTGCTGCGCCGGGCCCAGACCGGTCTCGCCACCGGTTACGCGGCCTGGGTCTTCGTCGGCGCGGTCGTGGTCGCGGTGGCCGGGATGGTGCTCATATGA
- a CDS encoding complex I subunit 4 family protein: protein MTWLLPALVLTPLVGSVLLLGLPRLDGVVAARLGTLVGLATLVLGVLATVQTGLDGFGRTQLEVRIAWVPALGLEAHLGMDGVSAPLVLLTGLLSVLVCGHLVRNRPDRNLLACVLAVTGGAIATFTALDLLLFFIAFETVLIPMWFVIRVWGDTSQPERPGRPGGVRARDDAAARFVLYTATGSALMLLGIILVIARAGTSDLTELIARGGTGLTSTEQTVAAVLIVLGLAVKTPMWPLHTWLPPAHTIAPTAGSVLLAGILLKLGTYGLVRVAVPVLPAGVQNIAPWLGGFAVAGIVWAGLVCLTERDLKRLVAQSSVAHMGFVLLGVASMTPTGLQGALYANIAHGVVSALLFLVVGALKDRHHSADLTELGPGLRDRLPRLGWFLTLGAVAGLGLPGLAVFWGELLAIAGAWQSTTLGRPYAVIAAVGTVIAAAYWLRVLRVLWQGTPDDGRFDGQHIPDATTHETTTVMPLVVLTVVLGLVPGPLLSTTAGVVRLLLPGGGVVP, encoded by the coding sequence ATGACCTGGCTCCTGCCCGCCCTCGTGCTGACGCCCCTGGTCGGCTCGGTGCTGCTGCTGGGCCTGCCCCGGCTCGACGGGGTGGTCGCCGCCCGCCTGGGCACCCTGGTCGGGCTGGCCACGCTGGTGCTCGGCGTCCTCGCCACCGTGCAGACCGGGCTCGACGGGTTCGGGCGCACCCAGCTCGAGGTCCGCATCGCGTGGGTGCCCGCCCTCGGTCTCGAGGCACACCTGGGTATGGACGGGGTGAGCGCACCTCTCGTGCTGCTCACCGGGCTGCTCTCGGTGCTGGTCTGCGGGCACCTCGTCCGCAACCGGCCCGACCGGAACCTCCTCGCCTGCGTGCTCGCGGTGACCGGCGGCGCGATCGCCACCTTCACCGCCCTCGACCTGCTGCTCTTCTTCATCGCGTTCGAGACCGTGCTGATCCCGATGTGGTTCGTGATCCGGGTCTGGGGCGACACCTCGCAGCCCGAGCGCCCCGGCCGGCCCGGCGGGGTGCGGGCCCGTGACGACGCGGCGGCCCGCTTCGTGCTCTACACCGCCACCGGCTCGGCCCTGATGCTGCTCGGGATCATCCTGGTGATCGCCCGCGCGGGCACCTCCGACCTGACCGAGCTGATCGCCCGCGGCGGCACCGGCCTGACGTCCACCGAGCAGACCGTGGCCGCCGTGCTGATCGTGCTCGGCCTGGCCGTGAAGACCCCGATGTGGCCGCTGCACACCTGGTTGCCCCCGGCCCACACCATCGCCCCGACCGCCGGATCGGTGCTGCTCGCCGGGATCCTGCTCAAGCTCGGCACCTACGGCCTGGTGCGCGTGGCGGTGCCGGTACTGCCCGCCGGGGTGCAGAACATCGCGCCCTGGCTGGGCGGTTTCGCGGTCGCCGGCATCGTCTGGGCCGGCCTGGTCTGCCTGACCGAGCGCGACCTGAAGCGGCTCGTGGCCCAGTCGTCGGTCGCGCACATGGGCTTCGTACTGCTCGGCGTCGCCTCGATGACCCCGACCGGGCTGCAGGGCGCGCTCTACGCCAACATCGCGCACGGCGTGGTCAGCGCCCTGCTGTTCCTCGTCGTCGGCGCGCTGAAGGACCGCCACCACAGCGCCGACCTGACCGAGCTCGGACCCGGCCTGCGCGACCGGCTGCCCCGCCTGGGCTGGTTCCTCACCCTGGGCGCCGTCGCCGGCCTGGGCCTGCCCGGTCTGGCCGTGTTCTGGGGGGAGCTGCTCGCGATCGCCGGGGCCTGGCAGTCCACGACCCTCGGCCGCCCGTACGCCGTGATCGCCGCCGTCGGCACCGTGATCGCGGCGGCCTACTGGCTGCGGGTGCTCAGGGTGCTCTGGCAGGGCACCCCCGACGACGGCCGCTTCGACGGGCAGCACATCCCGGACGCCACCACCCACGAGACCACCACCGTCATGCCCCTGGTCGTGCTCACCGTCGTCCTCGGCCTGGTGCCCGGCCCGCTCCTGTCCACCACGGCGGGCGTCGTGCGCCTGCTCCTGCCCGGCGGGGGAGTGGTGCCCTGA
- a CDS encoding NADH-quinone oxidoreductase subunit N produces the protein MLSHLTEVSGRLTGVPSIDPVALLPVVAPVVALLLVLLIDVVRPVRPLLDVVAVAGLLTAAGGVAFLALGDDRSTACSAGFLVGSSPPPTPLNAAELGFGCSYVVSDLTLTVQAIVLAAALGCLLLTLNGPGAKDRTAHHTLLLATVAGATALAGARDLATLTVALETATLPTIGLIALRRDAQGAQAAVTMLLTAVASLGLLLFGVALLFLATGSLYLERIADVLATGPDRPVLLVAVAGTGLALAGIGFKISLVPFHLWTPDTYAGAPLPIAAFLSTVSKTAGLTAAVVLLALGLPALHAAWAPLVGVLAAVTMTVGNLVALRQTVAVRLLAWSTVAQAGWVVLPLAAVGPSRDSVSEAVSASLGYLLAYVVAGLAVFSVVVLVARHHRAGEEHTLEAYRGLGRTEPVASAVLAFALFCLAGLPPGVMGLIAKVVVLRPVVDEGPGWVAVVAALNVALALAYYLRWTALLVGTPEQAPPRWRLRPAEGIVLGGAAAGCVGLSVGAGTIAGLLPGVLQ, from the coding sequence ATGCTTTCCCACCTGACCGAGGTCTCCGGACGTCTCACCGGCGTCCCCTCGATCGACCCGGTCGCCCTGCTGCCGGTCGTCGCCCCCGTCGTCGCCCTGCTGCTCGTGCTCCTCATCGACGTCGTCCGACCGGTTCGGCCGCTGCTCGACGTCGTCGCCGTCGCCGGCCTGCTCACCGCCGCCGGAGGCGTCGCCTTCCTGGCCCTGGGCGACGACCGGAGCACGGCCTGCTCCGCCGGCTTCCTCGTCGGCTCCTCACCGCCGCCCACCCCCCTGAACGCCGCCGAACTCGGCTTCGGCTGCTCGTACGTCGTCTCCGACCTCACCCTCACCGTGCAGGCGATCGTGCTCGCCGCCGCCCTCGGCTGCCTGCTGCTCACCCTGAACGGCCCGGGCGCGAAAGACCGCACCGCCCACCACACCCTGCTCCTCGCCACCGTGGCCGGCGCCACCGCGCTGGCCGGGGCCCGCGACCTGGCCACCCTCACCGTCGCCCTGGAGACCGCGACCCTGCCCACCATCGGCCTGATCGCCCTGCGCCGCGACGCCCAGGGAGCCCAGGCCGCCGTCACCATGCTCCTCACCGCCGTCGCCTCGCTCGGCCTGCTCCTGTTCGGCGTGGCCCTGCTCTTCCTGGCCACCGGCTCGCTCTACCTGGAGCGCATCGCGGACGTGCTCGCCACCGGCCCCGACCGGCCCGTGCTGCTCGTCGCGGTGGCCGGCACCGGGCTGGCGCTCGCGGGCATCGGCTTCAAGATCTCGCTGGTCCCCTTCCACCTGTGGACCCCCGACACCTACGCCGGCGCCCCGCTGCCGATCGCCGCGTTCCTGTCCACCGTGTCGAAGACGGCCGGCCTGACCGCCGCGGTGGTGCTGCTGGCCCTCGGCCTGCCCGCGCTGCACGCGGCCTGGGCCCCGCTGGTCGGCGTGCTGGCCGCGGTGACGATGACCGTCGGCAACCTGGTGGCCCTGCGGCAGACAGTGGCCGTGCGCCTGCTCGCCTGGTCGACCGTGGCCCAGGCCGGCTGGGTGGTGCTGCCGCTCGCCGCGGTCGGGCCCTCGCGCGACAGCGTCAGTGAGGCGGTCTCGGCCTCGCTCGGCTACCTGCTGGCCTACGTGGTGGCCGGCCTGGCCGTGTTCTCGGTGGTGGTGCTGGTCGCCCGGCACCACCGCGCCGGTGAGGAGCACACCCTCGAGGCCTACCGGGGTCTGGGCCGCACCGAGCCGGTGGCGAGCGCGGTGCTCGCCTTCGCCCTGTTCTGCCTGGCCGGGCTGCCGCCGGGGGTGATGGGCCTGATCGCGAAGGTCGTGGTCCTGCGCCCGGTGGTGGACGAGGGGCCGGGGTGGGTCGCCGTGGTCGCCGCCCTCAACGTGGCACTGGCCCTGGCCTACTACCTCCGCTGGACCGCCCTGCTCGTGGGAACACCTGAGCAGGCTCCGCCCCGGTGGCGGCTTCGCCCGGCCGAGGGGATCGTGTTGGGGGGCGCCGCGGCAGGTTGTGTCGGTCTGTCCGTGGGAGCTGGGACGATTGCCGGGTTACTCCCGGGTGTTCTCCAATAG
- the htpX gene encoding zinc metalloprotease HtpX, producing the protein MHSHFNGLKTAVLLGGMSAFLMVIGGIFAGRVGLIIAFGISLAISGYQYWNSGKMAIRSMRARPVSEAEQPVMYRIVRELANEARQPMPALYISPTMAPNAFATGRNPRNAAVCCTEGILQILDERELRGVLGHELMHVYNRDILTASIAGALASAITFIANFAFFFGGSNDEERPNFVAMIAFSLLGPLAAGVIQMAISRTREYDADEDGAKLTGDPLALASALRKLEMGTRQLPLPPERELVNASHMMIANPFRGGGVAKLFATHPPMADRIARLEAMAGYRR; encoded by the coding sequence ATGCACAGTCATTTCAACGGGCTGAAGACCGCCGTTCTGCTGGGTGGCATGTCGGCCTTCTTGATGGTGATCGGCGGGATCTTCGCCGGGCGCGTCGGGTTGATCATTGCTTTCGGCATCTCACTGGCCATCAGCGGGTACCAGTACTGGAACTCCGGCAAGATGGCGATCAGGTCCATGCGGGCGAGGCCGGTCAGCGAGGCCGAGCAGCCCGTGATGTACCGCATCGTGCGTGAGCTGGCCAACGAGGCCCGTCAGCCGATGCCGGCGCTGTACATCTCCCCGACCATGGCGCCCAACGCCTTCGCCACGGGCCGCAATCCCCGCAACGCCGCGGTCTGCTGCACCGAGGGCATTCTGCAGATTCTCGACGAGCGTGAGCTGCGCGGCGTGCTCGGCCATGAGCTGATGCACGTCTACAACCGCGACATCCTCACCGCCTCGATCGCGGGGGCCCTGGCCAGCGCCATCACCTTCATCGCGAACTTCGCGTTCTTCTTCGGCGGCAGCAACGACGAGGAGCGCCCGAACTTCGTCGCGATGATCGCGTTCTCGCTGCTCGGCCCGCTCGCGGCCGGCGTGATCCAGATGGCGATCAGCCGCACCCGCGAGTACGACGCCGACGAAGACGGCGCCAAGCTCACCGGTGACCCGCTCGCGCTGGCCTCGGCCCTGCGCAAGCTCGAGATGGGCACCCGGCAGCTGCCGCTCCCGCCCGAGCGGGAACTGGTCAACGCCAGCCACATGATGATCGCCAACCCGTTCCGCGGTGGCGGTGTGGCCAAGCTGTTCGCGACCCACCCGCCGATGGCCGACCGCATCGCCCGCCTCGAGGCGATGGCCGGCTACCGCCGCTAG